In one Spirosoma rigui genomic region, the following are encoded:
- a CDS encoding MFS transporter has protein sequence MKNNPRTLTAWSFYDWANSVHSLVIVSSIFPVYFSATALNEAGGPLLDFLGFPIKNTVLFSYTVSAAFLLTALLSPVCSAIADYSGRKKAFMKAFCYLGATCCGLLYFFTRETTTFAVICFGLSLVGWSGSIVFYNSYLPDIATEDQFDRVSARGFSMGYIGSVLLMIVNLLMILKRDWFGNISEGMASRIAFLTVALWWVGFAQIPFSRLPNGTRKDRTAGGNYLLNGFRELRSVFGQLTHQPLIQKFLISFFVYNMGVQTVMYVATIFGSDELKMDGQNLIILVLLLQLVAIPGAYGFSWLSARIGNTYALMVAVVIWIGICVGAYLVQTQGQFFALAAVVGLVMGGIQSLSRSTYSKLVPATTDTASYFSFYDVTEKLSIVLGTLLYGLIEQVTGSMRNSVLGLLVLFIIGLLLLWRIPSQKIYRVRLETEEVS, from the coding sequence TTGAAAAATAACCCCCGTACTCTCACGGCCTGGTCATTCTACGACTGGGCAAATTCCGTACACTCGCTGGTTATCGTGTCCAGCATTTTCCCGGTCTATTTCTCCGCTACGGCGCTGAACGAAGCGGGTGGCCCGTTGCTTGATTTTCTAGGCTTCCCCATTAAAAATACGGTGCTCTTCTCCTACACCGTGTCGGCAGCGTTTCTGCTGACGGCCCTGCTCTCGCCCGTCTGCTCGGCCATTGCCGATTACAGCGGCCGCAAGAAGGCGTTTATGAAGGCGTTTTGTTACCTGGGCGCCACCTGCTGCGGCCTGTTGTATTTCTTCACCCGCGAAACGACGACGTTTGCCGTCATCTGTTTCGGGTTGAGCCTGGTGGGCTGGAGCGGCAGCATTGTCTTTTACAATTCCTACCTGCCCGACATCGCTACCGAAGATCAGTTCGACCGGGTCAGCGCGCGGGGCTTTTCGATGGGCTACATCGGCAGTGTGCTGCTCATGATCGTCAACCTGCTTATGATTTTGAAGCGGGACTGGTTCGGCAATATTTCCGAAGGGATGGCCTCGCGCATTGCCTTCCTGACGGTAGCCCTGTGGTGGGTTGGATTCGCCCAGATCCCTTTTAGCCGGTTGCCCAACGGCACCCGTAAAGACCGCACCGCCGGTGGGAACTACCTGCTCAATGGCTTCCGTGAATTGCGAAGCGTATTTGGCCAGCTCACCCACCAGCCGCTGATTCAGAAATTCCTGATCTCGTTCTTTGTTTATAACATGGGCGTGCAGACGGTGATGTACGTGGCCACCATCTTCGGCAGCGATGAGCTGAAGATGGATGGTCAGAACCTGATCATCCTCGTGCTGCTTCTTCAACTGGTAGCCATACCGGGGGCATACGGCTTTTCGTGGCTCTCGGCCCGGATTGGCAACACCTACGCGCTGATGGTGGCAGTCGTTATCTGGATCGGGATATGCGTAGGCGCCTACCTGGTGCAGACCCAGGGGCAGTTCTTTGCACTGGCCGCCGTTGTGGGACTGGTCATGGGCGGCATTCAGTCCCTGTCCCGATCGACCTACTCCAAACTGGTACCGGCTACGACTGATACCGCATCGTACTTCAGTTTTTACGACGTAACCGAGAAATTATCCATTGTCCTCGGCACGCTCCTATACGGTCTGATTGAGCAGGTTACGGGCAGTATGCGCAATTCGGTACTGGGTTTGCTCGTCCTGTTCATCATTGGCCTACTGCTGCTTTGGCGCATTCCGTCACAAAAAATCTACCGTGTCCGCTTGGAAACGGAGGAAGTTTCTTAA